TCCGCGCGTCGCTGTGGGTCCAGTAGCGCCACGCGGCTGCGGGGTCGTTCGAGACGGGTGCCGGTCTCCTCGCCTCCGGATCGGGTGCCGGATGAGCGAAGCGAAATTCCATACTCGGGTCGAAGCCGCTCGCGCGGGCGGCCCCGAGGCCGGCCGTGTTCCACGAGAACACCATGATCCGGCCGACGGTCGCGCCCCGTTCGCGGGCCCACTCGAAACAGGCTTCGTTCAATCGTCCGCTGACGCCCCGTCGTCGCGCGTCGGGCGCGACGCGCATCCCCTGGAACCACGCCTCGTCGGTCGAGACCATGACGCCCTGGACGATCCCGGCGACCTCGCCGTCCAGTTCGGCGACGAACGTCTTCTTCGGTTCGTCGTCGTCTTCGAGCCACTCGTGGTAGATCCGGGGGATGTAGTCGCCGCCCCGATCGCTCCAGAGGTCGTTCGTGAAGTCGACGACGGCGTCGTAATCGTCGTGTCTCGCGCGGCGGATCTCGATCCGGTCGTCGCTCGCCGATCGCCCGTGTCCGGCGCTCATCGGTCGATCACTCCCAGGGGACCGATCGCTCCCGCAGTTCGCCCGCGAGCGACGTCCCCATCGCTTCCTCGACGTCCTCGGCGTTTTCGAGCGCCCACATCAGTTTGCCCTTCGCGGTACCGGGCAGGGTGTCGCCGGCCTCGATCACGCCCGCGTCGAGGAGGTCCCGACCGGTGTCGTAGACCCGATCGCAGACCCGTCCCTCGAGACACTGACTCGTCATGACGGTCGTCGTCCCGTCCTCGATCAACTCCTCGATGCGCGGGACGAGGTCGGTGTGGACGTGGCCGAGTCCCGTTCCCTCGAGGACCAGCCCTTCGCTTCCCTCGACGACCTCGAGGAACGCGGGGTCCATCCCCGGCGTGAACTTCAGGAGTTCGACGTCGCTCTCGAGTTCGGGCTCGATCGCGAGGTCCGTCTCGCCCCGTTCCCGGTACTCGCGGCGGAACTCGACCGCTTCGGTCTCGCGGTTCGACGCCGCTCGACCGTTCGAGTCCCCCTGGGCCTCGCACGCCTCGTAGTCGACTTCGCCCAGCGGTTTCGCGCCGATCGTCTCGAACGCGTCCCGCCGCGAGGTGTGGTTCTTGCGGACCCGGGTGCCGCGGTGGAGCGCACAGACGTCGTCGCTCTCGGAGGCGTGCATACAGACCAGCACCTCCGCACAGTCGCTCTTGGCGGCCTCGACGGCACAGACGGCGTTCATCACGTTGTCCGAGGAGGGCCGATCGGCCGACCGCTGCGAGCCCGTGAAGACGATCGGGACGGGAGTGTCGAGCATGAACGAGAGCACCGACGCGGAGTACTGCATGGTGTCGGTCCCGTGCATGACGACGACGCCGTCGGCACCGGCGTCGATCTCCTCGTGGACGGCCCGGGCGAGGTCCTGCCAGATCTCCGGATCCATATTCTCCGAGAGGATGTTGGCGACGACGCGGCCCCGGTAGTTCGCCCGACCCGCGAGGTCCGGCACCGCACGCAGGACGTCTTCGGCGTCGAACTGCGCCGTCACGGCACCGGTGCGGTAGTCGACGGTCGAGGCGATGGTCCCGCCGGTCGAGATGAGCGAGATCGTCGGCAGGTCGTCGTCGAACTCGACGGTCGACCCGCTCTCGTCGGTACTCGTGCCGTCGATCTCGTAGACGTCCTCCTCGAGGACCGAGACGTCGGCTTCGGCCCGATCGACGCCGACGTTGTACCCGCCCTCGAGTTTCACGACGAGGTGATCGTCCGTGCTGGAGGGAAGCAACACGCCGTCGTACGTGCGGTCCGCGCGATCGACGCGGACGCGGTCACCTGGGTTCATGGGTGGCCGTTACGCAGCAGGCGACTTGAAGGCACGCTTTCCCTGCAGGGATCCGGCTACCCGACCAGCCCGACGAGGATCAGCCCCAGCCCGGTCAGCAGGAGGACGGCGGCGATCAACGCGGTCAGCAACCGGATGCTCGACAGCGCCTCTTCCGCCAGGTCGAGCCGCGGATAGAAGCGTCGGGCGGCAGACAGCAACCCCACCCCGAGCAGGATCGCGATGGCCCCGAAAACGATCAACTCGGTACTCACGGCGTACGAGTACCACCCCCGGTGTAAAAAAGACGGGGCCCGTCGCTCGCTCAGTGGATCCACAACTGTCACACCCCGTTACTCGATACAGGCAGTTCCCGCAGCCGCGAGAACCGCCGCCTCGATCGCAACCTCTCGTGGCCGTCGGGGAAAGGTCCTTGCCGCCAGCCCACGTCACGCTCTTCTATGAGCGATCGCTCGGACGAATCGACCGTGTCCCGGGAGGGTGCCGCCCGCCCGACGGACGACCTCCTCGAGGAGACGGAGGAGTTGCTCTCCGACGCGGCGCCGTCCTCGACGCCGGTAGCGGATCGATCGAGGGAGCCGGACGCGCCCGGCGACGAGTCGACGGACGCCGGCTCTTCCCGACTGTCCGGACTTGCGCCCTCCCTCTCGCTCGGCGCGTATTTCTCCCCGAAAGCGTTCTTCGCGCTCGTACTCGCCCTCGGGGCTGGGCTGCTCGCGGGCGGCACGGCGATCCCGATCGGCGGCCGGATCGTCGGCATGTTCGCCGTCGCCTTCGCGATCGGGCTCGTCACGTCGAAACGGCGCTACCTCGAGACGACCGCCGCCGGGGTCTCTGTCGGGGCCGTGGCCGCGCTGGCCAATCACGCAGTTATCGCCGTCGCCGGTTCGAGCCGCGCGATCGTCGCCGTCGGGGCGACCGTCGGGCTGGTCTCGTGCGTCGGCGGCTACTACTTCGGTCGCGACCTGCGGGACGGGGTACGTCGCGACGTCGAATGAGCCGTCGCGCCCTCGTCACTCCTGTTCGGCTTCGTGGGGCCGGTTCGTCGACAGCTCCCAGCCGCGCTCGGTTCGCCGAACGACGCCGTTGTCGGCCATGACCTCGAGCAACTCCGCGACGACCTCGCGAGGTGCGTCGATGTCCTCGCTGAGTTCGCCGACGGACTTGGGTTCCGATCGAATGCTCGCGAGCAGGTCGGCGTAGATGCGACTCTCCGGTCCGGCACCGATGTCCTCCGAGATCCGATCGAGGACGTCACAGAGCCGCCCCTGGACCCACCGCTGGGCCAGCGAGAGTTCGTTTTCCAGCTGTTCGAGATCCTCGAGCGCGGCAAGCAGGTCGTCGAGGCTGTCCGTCTCGTCCCACGAGACGTCCAGCGAGAGGTGCCGACAGGTCGTGATGTCGAAACTGCTGTTCGCGGGATAGGCGCTCTTGCTCGCGTAGCCGTAGGGAGAGACGTTCACCTCCAGCCTGACGTTCCGGGCGATGTGAAAGTACTTCCGTCGCTGATCGTCGACCCGGCTCTCGATCAGACCCGCTTCCTCGAGTTTCCGGAGATGCTCGATGACCGCCTTGGGACTCACGCCGAGGTACTCCGAGATTTCGGTCACGTAACAGGGTTTTCGGGCGAGTAACCGGAGGATTCGTCTCCGATTTTCGTTCCCGAGCAAATCGAGCAACGCGGCGGAGTCCATCGGCGGACCGTAAGCGGTCACCGCTGAAAAGCGTGTCTTCTCTCCGCAGGTCGGTGTGGACGCGACCGGGCCTCGCCGTCGCCACTGAAACTCAGTGCACACCCGATCGCTCGGGCGAGGTGCGATCGGTGCGACCCCGTTTCAGTCGGAACCAACGTCGTCGCTGTCTGCCGGTGAGCCCCGGTCGCCGTTCTCATTTCCCGTCTCGCCGCCGTCGGTCCCTTCATCACCGCCGTCCGAGCCGATTTGTCCAGTGTCATCCGTCTGGCCCGGTGCCTGACCGTTTCCCTGGTCCTCCTTCGACGCCCCCGTCTCACGATCGTCCGGTGGCCCCTGTCCGGGCACTCGATCGGGGCCGACCATCCCGCGAGCCATCTCCGCGACTTCCTTCCCGGCGAGTTCCGAGGCGTTGTTCTTGAGCGTCCGGAGGCGTTCCTCGTCGACGCCGGTTTCGGCGGCCCGGGGGCCGTTTTTCTCGATCGCCTGCTCGAGGCCGATGATCTCGACCGTCAGCCTCGCCAACCGGGCCTGGTACTGTCCGTGCGACATCTCGTCTCGCTGGTCGCGGAGTGCCTCGCGCTCGGTCTCGAGGTCCTCGAGACTGTCCTCGAGTTCGTCGGTCCGCTCCGCGACGATCTCGGCCTTGGTCTCGTTGTCGGCGGTCTCGTACCTGGCCTCGACCATCCCTTCTTCGATCGAGTTCTCGGCGTCCGCCGTACTCGCCTGCACGAACGTCGACACTGTCGTGTTCGTCTCCGTCTCGTCGGACGACTCGTCCTCGGTGATCGCGCTCGCGACGGCCCCGCTCCCGATGGGGGCGATCGTGAGGCCGACGACGGTTGCCAACACGAGAAGGGCAACTGCCCGTCTGGAACTCATTACGCCGTAGTATCGCCCAACATCCTAAAAAGACGGACCTTCGTTCGGACCGTTCAATCGTTTCGATCGGCGGCTGAGATTCGTTTGGAGTGTTTACAACGATTGCAGGGACCGTCGATCGGGTCTCCCGGCCCGGCCGATCGAGGACTCCCGATCGTCGGTTCAGGCATCCGTTGATGGCCGTGTCCGATCGCTTTGACTCTCCTTGAACGTCATGTTCGGTGCTCAGTTCGGCGGACGTGAACGCCGTGTCGGTCGGCGCGTTCCGGGAACGGTGATCCGGAGACGCACGGCGGTCACGGGCGGTCAAAGTGCGCTGATAGCGCGCCAATTTATACTTGTCTGCCAACAGTTATGTCGTTCCGGCCCGTGTCACTAGGTAGCATGTTCGAGGTGTTCTCGCGGAGCTACTATCTCGGACGACTCTACGTGACGCCGACCGAGAGCGATCGCGCGCTCATGCAGCGCGACCAGCACGAACGGATCAACGAGGAGGTGTACGCGAGCGGCGAGGGGCTCGAACGGCTCGATGCGCCGCTCGTGATGAAACTCGAATCGCAGCACTTCCCGGTTCACGGCGACGACGCCGTCCCGGCGAACACGCTGGCGCTCCCCGAATCGATGCTCGAGGGAACCGACGTTCGAAATCCCCCGTCGCTCCGGGAAGTGTTGCTCGCCCGCCGCGAGCGCGCCCGACAGTTACTCGAGTTCGCCGGGGGCTGGGAGACGCCCCGTCCCGATCTCGACGACGATTATCCCGGTGCCGGAACCTAGAAGTAGTCCCGCTTCGCGTTTGTCGCCAGATGCTCGACGAGTTGCTCGGACGCGCCTCGCTGAAAGAGCGCATCGACGATCTCGAGGAGGAGAACGAACGATTGCGAGAGCGCTACGAGGCCGAATCCGAACGCCGGGCCGACGCCGCGACGGCCAGACAGGAGGCCGAGGGGGAGGTGAACCGGCTGGAAGACCGCATCGCGCAACTCGAGGGCGAACTCGATCGGGTCGAGGAGGCCGACTCCGGGCCGACCGTCCGCCGTCGCGAGCAACTGCGCGGGGCTCGACTCGCCGAGGTTCTCGATCGGCTGGCGTCGGTCCGGACCGGTCCCGAGGGTGCGCTCACGGCCCCCGTCGGTGAAGCGGGACCCGACGCCGCCCGGGACGATCTGGAGGACGTCCTCGGCGATCGAGTCGCGCTCGTCGACGACGCCGCGCCCTGTCTCTGCTGCGTCGACGACGCGGGCCTCGTGTCGGTGACGCTCGACCCCCCGATCCGGCTCGATCGCGACCCGACGTGGGCCGATCGGTTCGCGATCGAGCGCGAGTGGTTCCTGCCGACCGGTCGGTACGCGCTCGCGCTCGCCCGGACGGACCTGTTCGCCGTCGGCGTCTACGAGGCCGACGAGCGCGTCGACTATCGCGGCTTCGAGAGCGACGTCAAGGGAAGCCACTCGAAAGGCGGCTTCTCGCAGGCCCGGTTCGAGCGCATCCGCGACGAGCAGATCGACGCCCACCTCGATCGCTGCCGGGAGGCCCTGACGACCGCCGTCGAGGACGCCGACACGGATCGGCTCTACCTCGTCGGCCAGCGCGGCGTCGTCGAGACGCTCGCCGAGGAGGCCGCCCTCGATCCCGACGCGACGGCCGCCGTCGACGCGACGGGGACCCCGAAGTCGGCCCTTTCGGACGCCCATCGATCGTTCTGGACGACGGAGTTGCGGGTTCTCTGATCGCCGGCGTCCCGCCCGTCGGGTTGGGCCGGATCGAGCGATCGGTGCGGGTCTTCAGGGTTAAATAGTCGCTCGTCTAGCCTCCGGTATGCGCGTTGCAATTCTCGCACACGAGAAGTTCCCCGATCGGGCCAAGACGGCCCTCGGGGTACTCCGGTACGCCGACTACGACGCCGCCGCCGTCCTCGATCGCGAGACCGCCGGCGATCGCGTCTCCGACTTCGTTCCGGACGTCCAGGACGCACCGATCGTCGAGGGCATGGCCGATCTCGAGGCGAGCGAGGTCGACGCCCTGCTGATCGGCATCGCGCCGATCGGCGGCGACTTCGACGAAAGCTGGCGCGAGGACGTCCGGACGGCCCTCGAGTACGGCTGTGACGTCATCGCCGGCCTCCACTACTTCTTGGAAGACGACGAGGAGTTCGCGCGACTCGCCGCCGAGAACGACTGCGACCTGTGGGACGTCCGCAAGCCACCCGAGGACCTGACGGTCAGCGAGGGCGTCGCCGGCGAAGTCGACGCCGAAGTGGTCCTCACCGTCGGCACCGACTGCTCGGTCGGCAAGATGACCGTCTCGATGGAACTCGCCCGCGACGCCCGCGAGGCGGGGTACGACGCCGCCGTCATTCCCACGGGTCAGACCGGTATCATGATCGAGGGCTGGGGGAACCCGATCGATCGGGTCGTCTCGGACTTCACCGCCGGCGCGGTCGAGGAGATGATCGTAGAGAAGGGTGACGAGCACGACTACCTCTTCGTCGAGGGGCAGGGGAGCATCGTCCACCCCGCCTATTCGGCGGTCACCTGCGGCATTCTCCACGGCTCGATGCCCGATCGACTGGTGCTCTGTCACGTCGCCGGCCGCGACGCCGTCCACGGCTACGAGTCGTTCTCGCTGCCGTCGATCGAGACGTACGTCGACCTCTACGAATCCCTCTCCGACCCGGTCAGCGAGGCGCCGGTCGTCGCCGGCGCGCTCAACACCGCACACCTCGAGGACGACGAGGCGCGCGAGGCCGTCGACGACTACGCCGCCGCGCTCGACGCGCCCGCCACGGACGTCATCCGGTTCGACACCGACGAGGTGCTGGAGGCCCTGCTCGAATGAGCCTGCATACCGCGTTCGAGCGTCACGCGCTGCCGCTCGAGTTCCCCTTTACGATCGCCCGCGGCACGACGACCGAGGCCGAGGTCGTGACCGTCCGCGTCGAAGACGACGACGGGACAGTCGGCGTCGGCGGTGCCGCGCCGTCGTCCCACTACGGAGAGACCGTCGACACCGTGACGGCCGTCCTCCCCGACCTGCTCGCGGTCGTCGAGGACGTCGGCGATCCCCACCAGCTCGATCTGATCGAGCGGCGGATGCGCGAAACCGTCCGTCGGAACCCGGCGGCTCGCTGTGCGGTCAGCATCGCGCTCCACGACCTCGTCGCGAAACGGCTCGATCTCCCGCTGTACCGGTACTGGGGGCTCGATCCGGCCGAAACCCTCGAGACCTCCTACACGATCGGCCTCGATGACACCGAGACCATGCGCGAGAAGACCGAGACGGCCCTCGACCGCGGTTTTACCACGCTGAAGGTCAAACTCGGCACCGATCGCGACGTCGAAATCGTCGAGACGATCCGATCGGTCGCCCCCGACGTCCGGCTGTTCGTCGACGCCAACGAGGCCTGGACGCCTCGCGAGGCCGTCGGGAAGATCGATCGGCTCGCCGAGTACGACCTCGCGTTCGTCGAGCAACCGGTCCCGGCCGAGGATCCCGAGGGACTGCGCTACGTCTACGAACGGTCGTCGGCCCCGATCGCCGCCGACGAGTCCTGCGAGACCCTGCACGACGTTCCGCAGATTGCGGACCGGTGTGATATCGCGAACCTCAAACTCATGAAGTGTGGCGGCCTGCGGGAGGCGAAACGGATGATCCACGCCGCGCGCGCTCACGGGCTCGAGGTGATGTGCGGCTGTATGACCGAGTCCAACGCCTCGATCGCGGCGGCCTGTCACCTCGCGCCGCTGCTCGACTACGCCGACCTCGACGGCTCGCTCCTGCTGGCCGAGGACCCCTACGACGGCGTCCCGATATCCGACGGCGAGATCGATCTCGCGGGGCTCGATCGAGCGGGGACTGGCGCAGTGCTCGAATAGGGAGCGCGATCGGGGGCACCTCTCGCCCGAAACCGGGACGTTCTCGGTCCCATGGAGATCGAGAATCCCGTCCCCGGTGCCCGCTATCGCGGGATCGTCGCATCGAGAGTGAAACCCACGATATCCTTTTCCCTCTCGATCCGCTCACCGTTTTCAATGAACGGACCTCCGACGTCGACGACCGAGAGGGCGGCTATGCAGGCGGTCAGATTCGGTTCCAGTCCCGGCCACCGTCTCGACCCGCTCGATCCGGTGGTAACCTGCCGGTCTCGAGGAGCAGTGGGGATGATGGATGAGTAAACACACGTCTCAGAACGAAACGCCGGGCGAATCGGTGACCGTCGAGACCGGGCTCGAGGCGCTTCGGTCGAGTCCGGCGTTCCGCGGGCCGGCCGCCCCGCTCGACGATCACGATCACGCCAACGACCACTTCGCTCTCATCTACGACTCCCGGGAGGAACAGCTCGCCGCCGCCATCCCGTTCATTCGCCAGGGCCTCGAACGGGGCGAGCGATGCCTGTACATCACCCACGAGAACTCCAGGGACGAGATCGTGGCGGCGATGCGCGCCTTCGATATCGACGTCGACGCCGCGCTCGCATCGGGACAGCTCTCCGTCCACGACGAGGACGAGACCTACCTCCGGAACGGCACGTTCGACGCGGACGAGACGATCGAGTTCATCGACGCCGCCATCGCGGAGGCCACGGAGGAGTACGAGGCCCTGCGCGTGACCGGCGAGATGAGCAGTGTCTTGCGCGAGGATCCCGACTGCGAGGAACTCGTCAAGTGCG
The nucleotide sequence above comes from Halosolutus halophilus. Encoded proteins:
- a CDS encoding GNAT family N-acetyltransferase, which codes for MSAGHGRSASDDRIEIRRARHDDYDAVVDFTNDLWSDRGGDYIPRIYHEWLEDDDEPKKTFVAELDGEVAGIVQGVMVSTDEAWFQGMRVAPDARRRGVSGRLNEACFEWARERGATVGRIMVFSWNTAGLGAARASGFDPSMEFRFAHPAPDPEARRPAPVSNDPAAAWRYWTHSDARTRLDGLGLAPEETWAVRELTRDDFDRFADESSVFAVESVDGLAGAAYRTRTVERSAADDGDTDGDATETWAEYGVAAWADVDAARSLFGAIARDAATLGADRTRVLIPETVGYVSDATYAGADVSDEPDFVLGIDLVADA
- the gatD gene encoding Glu-tRNA(Gln) amidotransferase subunit GatD, with the translated sequence MNPGDRVRVDRADRTYDGVLLPSSTDDHLVVKLEGGYNVGVDRAEADVSVLEEDVYEIDGTSTDESGSTVEFDDDLPTISLISTGGTIASTVDYRTGAVTAQFDAEDVLRAVPDLAGRANYRGRVVANILSENMDPEIWQDLARAVHEEIDAGADGVVVMHGTDTMQYSASVLSFMLDTPVPIVFTGSQRSADRPSSDNVMNAVCAVEAAKSDCAEVLVCMHASESDDVCALHRGTRVRKNHTSRRDAFETIGAKPLGEVDYEACEAQGDSNGRAASNRETEAVEFRREYRERGETDLAIEPELESDVELLKFTPGMDPAFLEVVEGSEGLVLEGTGLGHVHTDLVPRIEELIEDGTTTVMTSQCLEGRVCDRVYDTGRDLLDAGVIEAGDTLPGTAKGKLMWALENAEDVEEAMGTSLAGELRERSVPWE
- a CDS encoding DUF456 domain-containing protein, coding for MSDRSDESTVSREGAARPTDDLLEETEELLSDAAPSSTPVADRSREPDAPGDESTDAGSSRLSGLAPSLSLGAYFSPKAFFALVLALGAGLLAGGTAIPIGGRIVGMFAVAFAIGLVTSKRRYLETTAAGVSVGAVAALANHAVIAVAGSSRAIVAVGATVGLVSCVGGYYFGRDLRDGVRRDVE
- a CDS encoding ArsR/SmtB family transcription factor — translated: MDSAALLDLLGNENRRRILRLLARKPCYVTEISEYLGVSPKAVIEHLRKLEEAGLIESRVDDQRRKYFHIARNVRLEVNVSPYGYASKSAYPANSSFDITTCRHLSLDVSWDETDSLDDLLAALEDLEQLENELSLAQRWVQGRLCDVLDRISEDIGAGPESRIYADLLASIRSEPKSVGELSEDIDAPREVVAELLEVMADNGVVRRTERGWELSTNRPHEAEQE
- a CDS encoding DUF5802 family protein; protein product: MFEVFSRSYYLGRLYVTPTESDRALMQRDQHERINEEVYASGEGLERLDAPLVMKLESQHFPVHGDDAVPANTLALPESMLEGTDVRNPPSLREVLLARRERARQLLEFAGGWETPRPDLDDDYPGAGT
- a CDS encoding Vms1/Ankzf1 family peptidyl-tRNA hydrolase, which codes for MLDELLGRASLKERIDDLEEENERLRERYEAESERRADAATARQEAEGEVNRLEDRIAQLEGELDRVEEADSGPTVRRREQLRGARLAEVLDRLASVRTGPEGALTAPVGEAGPDAARDDLEDVLGDRVALVDDAAPCLCCVDDAGLVSVTLDPPIRLDRDPTWADRFAIEREWFLPTGRYALALARTDLFAVGVYEADERVDYRGFESDVKGSHSKGGFSQARFERIRDEQIDAHLDRCREALTTAVEDADTDRLYLVGQRGVVETLAEEAALDPDATAAVDATGTPKSALSDAHRSFWTTELRVL
- a CDS encoding DUF1611 domain-containing protein — encoded protein: MRVAILAHEKFPDRAKTALGVLRYADYDAAAVLDRETAGDRVSDFVPDVQDAPIVEGMADLEASEVDALLIGIAPIGGDFDESWREDVRTALEYGCDVIAGLHYFLEDDEEFARLAAENDCDLWDVRKPPEDLTVSEGVAGEVDAEVVLTVGTDCSVGKMTVSMELARDAREAGYDAAVIPTGQTGIMIEGWGNPIDRVVSDFTAGAVEEMIVEKGDEHDYLFVEGQGSIVHPAYSAVTCGILHGSMPDRLVLCHVAGRDAVHGYESFSLPSIETYVDLYESLSDPVSEAPVVAGALNTAHLEDDEAREAVDDYAAALDAPATDVIRFDTDEVLEALLE
- a CDS encoding dipeptide epimerase produces the protein MSLHTAFERHALPLEFPFTIARGTTTEAEVVTVRVEDDDGTVGVGGAAPSSHYGETVDTVTAVLPDLLAVVEDVGDPHQLDLIERRMRETVRRNPAARCAVSIALHDLVAKRLDLPLYRYWGLDPAETLETSYTIGLDDTETMREKTETALDRGFTTLKVKLGTDRDVEIVETIRSVAPDVRLFVDANEAWTPREAVGKIDRLAEYDLAFVEQPVPAEDPEGLRYVYERSSAPIAADESCETLHDVPQIADRCDIANLKLMKCGGLREAKRMIHAARAHGLEVMCGCMTESNASIAAACHLAPLLDYADLDGSLLLAEDPYDGVPISDGEIDLAGLDRAGTGAVLE